Below is a window of Nostoc sp. KVJ3 DNA.
AACAATGCACGACTACTAGTGTGTCGATTTGGCACACTAGATAATTACCATTTCGTTTCCCTAAATGTTTGACTGTTGTAACTGTTGCACTTTTGGTTAGGTAAATCCACTTTCATATTCAGTCAAAAGAGATAGGATATCTATCCATAGGTACTACAAAACAGCTAGGAAACGTTCAATAGGCAATCGATATTTCGTTCCTCTGGCAGCGATCGCAGTATATAAGCGCGATGCTTCAATTCACCACGGTTTTATGCCAAGCTATATAGTTTTTACCGTCCTGTTTCACCTATCTGATCTGCATCGTCTGCTACTCCATTGCGAAAGCGTACTTCTAAGCCGTGTTCTGGCTCCCAGTCACACTCAGCTATCAACTTAAAGGTAGCAATATCTAAGTCATACTCCACATAAATATATGAGAAAGTGACTTGATCCCAGACCTGAATGGGATTAGCCAACAGTGGCATTGACTCATCTCCAATCATGTCACGATATACATCATAATTTTGCAGCACCAGAGGAGCAGTGATGCGTAACACATCGGGTGGCAAGGCTAGAGCCTGCCGAATAGCTTCACGCTGAAGCAATGAAAGTTCCCCAATCTGCCCCTGTTCAAAATCCACACAAATCCGTACACGGCGATCGCCCAAAACAGCACATTGTGCTAAAGTCCAGTAGTTATCTTCCAATGTCATCTGTCCAAACTCAGCATCGTAATAACTTCTTGGGGATTCCATCATCTTCAGATATTACCTTTATCAAGAAAGGCAGAGGGCAGGAGGCAGGAGGCAGAAGGGAATGCTGCAACAGTCCTCTGCCTGTGACCAAAGGGAACAAGGGTTTAAAACCCCGCCGTCTACACGGCGCTTACAATTGGGCGGGGTCTGAATCCCCGCCCCAATTGTTCCTTCTGCCTTCTGCCCTCTGCCTCCTGCCTTCTTCAATCTGGGCTTCCCTAGCAACTCCAAAAACTAGTGAAAATTTTACTTTGAAATTAGTCGTACTTTTTGAGCGAGAATATCGATAGTTAAAGTTAAGTTCTGTATCCCTAACCAGCTTCTCCTTTTAGGAGTTCCCATTCACCCAAAATAGCGCAAATGCAGTTATTTAATTTGCCAAATATGTATAATGCTATCCTCATTGCTACTAACGAGGGTTTTACCATCCAAACTCAAAGCAAGCCCTAAAACAGAACTAGAACCATCTTGAAAGGTATGCAACGGCTTTAAAGTCTCTAAGCTCCACAGTTTAATAGTGCCATCATAATTGCCGCAAATTAGAATTTTTCCATCGGGGCTAATGGCAAGAGATTCAACTGAATTAAAATTATCACTAAACTCATGCAGCAGTTTTCCATTTTGAAGATTCCATAACTTTAGGGTACTAATCGCACGATTTCGAGAAACTAGCTGACCAAAACTACCAGTAATAAGCTTTGTGCTATCTGGAGTAATGGCAATAGCATCAACTCCAGTTTTGTGTCCTTTGAGAATATGGCGTGTTTTTTTGGTTTGTAAATCAATCAGCCTAATTGTATTATCATCGCCACCCCCACTACTCACAAGGGTTTGCATATCAGGGCTAAATGCAACTTTACTCACAAATCCTGAGTGTGCAGGAATGGTATCAAGCAGCTTAAGCGTGTGTAAATCCCAAAGCTTAATTGTGCCATCGTCACTGCCACTAGCAATCAATCTACCATCTGAACTAATCGCAACGGTTTCTACTGGTTGGGTATGCCCACTGTCGCCTTTTAGCATAAGAAAAGTGCGTAAATCCCAAACCTTCATTGTTGGGGTGCTTATCCCACCAGTTACAATCCGCTTACCATCTGGACTAATCGCAATTGAAGTAACACCATCTGAGTGA
It encodes the following:
- a CDS encoding DUF6985 domain-containing protein; protein product: MMESPRSYYDAEFGQMTLEDNYWTLAQCAVLGDRRVRICVDFEQGQIGELSLLQREAIRQALALPPDVLRITAPLVLQNYDVYRDMIGDESMPLLANPIQVWDQVTFSYIYVEYDLDIATFKLIAECDWEPEHGLEVRFRNGVADDADQIGETGR
- a CDS encoding WD40 repeat domain-containing protein; this translates as MKLLHFLKSRPVIIVLAIAVNITGIDVHSSSSNLPIGKSTITQSQLQIQLVHTLTGHKKVTFGVRAVAISSDGETLISAGRDDRIKFWNLRTGKLLRSLDAHSDGVTSIAISPDGKRIVTGGISTPTMKVWDLRTFLMLKGDSGHTQPVETVAISSDGRLIASGSDDGTIKLWDLHTLKLLDTIPAHSGFVSKVAFSPDMQTLVSSGGGDDNTIRLIDLQTKKTRHILKGHKTGVDAIAITPDSTKLITGSFGQLVSRNRAISTLKLWNLQNGKLLHEFSDNFNSVESLAISPDGKILICGNYDGTIKLWSLETLKPLHTFQDGSSSVLGLALSLDGKTLVSSNEDSIIHIWQIK